The nucleotide window TATTCTTCAGGAAACCATGGTCATCATCACATATTCATTATTCTTGATTGAATCCCAGAAGAGCTCGTAGAATGTGGTGCAGTTCCGGAGATGGCTATCAGTCATGCCAGCAATTGTCATCCATGGGATATATATGTGAGTTGTTTTAGATTTAagttgaggaaaaaaaaaaaaaaaagactcgaGGAAACTAATTGTTTGCCTAGAAATCAGATGTATGTAAACGATTTCTCTAATTATAACTTGTGTATTACATTCACCAATTTATCTCTTAAAACATAGAGACAGTGAGACTGTAGGTGGAGGATAGAGAGGCGTAAGAAGAACAAACTTGTAAATACATTCTCCTTGTGTAGTCTGCTGAAATGCCGAAGCCTTTGCTGCTACAGAGGGAGCTACGTCAAAGCCATAAATTGTAGTTTACAAGCCATTTTTATAGGTCAGCAATTTTCTGAGGCAAATAGTTTACTCCATAGATTGGCTATTTATCCTTTGTTTTTAgtatctttccatttttcttgcCAGATTATGTGTTTGGGTTGAGTAGCCTCCTGATTTCATAGAGGATGATTTGTTAGAAGATTTTATGTACCATGTAGATTCAAGCTCTTAATAAAAGTCATTTcctttgaggaaaaaaaaaaatgctataaAGGGTATCTAGTAAATCCTCTTTAGGGGCATTTGGACCATTGAATTGTCAGTGTTCTTATCACCCACTTCATGTTTCTTagtattaattttttaattgagaGAAGTCTATTGACCATCTTAGATATTGACATAAACTTAGAATTGTTTGAAAATAACATTACCCTGTCGCATTGTACTAATTAAACTAAACTATCAGGTCTTCTAGGATGGTAAGAGGTGGACGTCCTAATTTTAAGCCTGGATTCTTAAAGTAAATTTATGGGATCTGTTATTGAAATAATTTGTTGCTGTCCTAATTTGCTTATTTagtaaccactgcaagtggcttaGTGGTTCTTGCTTAGTTgagtgtgctccccaacctaggtttgAACCCCGAAGTTGTTaaagtggtcaggcactgtgctgcaatgcacagttggagcatttcacatgcgccgaaggggtttatcttgagTCTACGAAGCCTTTGGAttcctcttgacaaagtcaaaaaaaaaaaaaattgcttattAAGCTTGCACATTCTTAATTGCCCCTTCGAAAAATGAAATTCATTGCTAGCCAGGGGGGCTATATTGGCACTTAGAATGCACATATATTCAATACTCTACTAGATCCATTTCACTTTAAACTTTTCAAGTTTGAACTTTACTGCCAAATCCTTGATCCAATCTATTAGTATTCCAGTGGAGGACACATTTCAAAAGGCATTTGCTGTATGAGTCTTGTCATGAAGTATTAGTTAAGAATTAAGAATAACTAATAAGACCAAAGGGTTGGAGACAACCCATATAGGTGTCTAGAAATaatccatgaaaaaaaaaactaactttGCTGTATATATTTCAGTACATTTTCAGGCATATTTTTTGTGAAACAAACTTTATAACTGAATTCTAGTTATTCTTCGCAGCATACTCAGCCATCGTATTATGACCTTCCTCGGAATGCGCTTTAGGCTTGCAACCTTATTTTCTTGGCCACGATTGGGTTTATTTGCCTTAGATTAGTTCATTTCCTTACCAATGAAACATGTGTGTTATTCAATATCACCTCCCCTACTTTATGGTAATCAAACGGCTGAGTAGTTTGTCGATGATACTCGAAAAATTAACTTGTATAGCCCTCATACATTAAAATGTactttaaactaaattaatccACAAATGTATTATAATAAAGTCAAGCAGAACAGAAATAAAAGTGCCTGTAGAAACAACCACTCCATCCATACTTCACTTGATCACCCATACTCGCACACTTTCACACTCCTTTGGGGATTCCTAGTTAGCATATAGACAAGCACATTTTGGAACCTATTACTCAATTGCTTacacaaatttggctccaaCTGTCAATGGTTGGATACAATTATTCCTTCTATTTTAGACATTGTCACCTCAAATCTCAAATCTCATAGGTCATTCCAACTCTGAGAAGCCTAGACCTTGGAATTGCCATTATATTCTGCCCTTGCCTAAAGTTTTtcctcaagaaatcatagacatAGTTGACAATGAGCTTCTTGAAGAAAGATGCGTTTTCTGCTGCAACCACTTCTGTCTCTCCCAGCAGATATACCATCCCTTTTTCCATTTCTGCTTGCACAAACTGCATTTCCTCTTCGGCCCCTCGGATTGGAACAGGGACAATCCGGCTAGACACAATCCGGTTAGACGAATTTGTTGACCTACCAGCATTGAATGACTGAATCGACGGTGAGGAAGCAGACGAAGGGTTAGGCTGTTGCTCTACTTCCACTTGCTCCTCTGTTTTTTCTCCATTCCCGGGTGCTTCTCCTTCAAGTACAAAGTGTTCATGGCGAATAAACTCCTTCAAATTCTGGATTAATTGTTGCTCAAACTCTTTTGGCCCCTCCATTCTGTCATTGTAACCATATCTTGCTACGCAACGGAACATTCGGTACTCTCTTGGCTCCAACTGTCGGAACAGAAACCTCTCCTCCACTGCAACTTTGCTGAGGGGAATGGACTTGATAGACACAATTACCACAATTGAATGAATGGAGGGTATATTGGAAACAAAATGAGAAAATATAGGAGGAATTCCTTGGACAAGCTCAGAATAGAGAAGTCCAATTCCAGGCACACGGTTAATGTTGGGATTTGAGGCCAATTGTCTCATGTATTCGCTTGAAACCTTGTTGTTGATCTCAAACATGTATCTTTTCTTGTGTACATAATGCCAAATCGCCATGATTGCCATAAGGAATGAAGCAAACACCAGAGGAAGGAACCCGCCTTGAACGAATTTGTACATAACTGAAGATAAATAGATGACCTCGATTGAAAGAAACCCCACAAGGAAGAGAGCAATCAACCATATGCTGGTCTTCCATATTACCAGCATAATTAGAGTAAGTAAACCAGTTGTAATGACCATCACACTGACCACTGCGATTCCATAAGCGTTTCCAATCTTTTCTGTAGTCTTGAAGGCTGCAGTGACCACCACGCAAGCGATCATGAGCATATAGTTAACCTCAGGTATGTATACTTGACCTTCGTACTTAGCGGAGGTGTGAACGACCTTAACTCGTGGGAAACAACCGAGACTAAGGGACTGAGAGATTATTGCGAATGCCCCGGAAATCATAGCTTGGCTGGCAATAATGGCAGCAGCTAAGGCCACAACAAAGGTTGGCCAGTACAAAGGATCTGAATACGGAAATGAGTTAAGAAGACAATACCAGTTAAGTTTGACGACAACTTTACCATTCAACGGTATAGGACCGGACAttcttcacatttttttttttcaattatgtcTACCTTATTTAAATATGGAATGTGTCGTACACCGGTCTATCGTAAAATTTCCGCAATTTTGTTTAAAGGAAAATGATTGATTGAGTCATCACCTGGGATCGAGTTGTAGAACGTCTTCTCCACCTCGAGAGGAAACTTACGGAGGTATGCTGCTTGGCCACTATATGCAGTGATCAACGCGGGAAATGTAATGCAAGAGAAACTGATCTGCAAAATTTATACATGGCAAAACTGTTAGATTAGGGACTCTACCCTATGATATATGTACGTATTACTTGTAGTCAAAATCAGATTACGAGAAAAacaataattaatttaaatctGATATGCACATGCTTGTATTATTGGACCATATAAAACCCTTGAAGTCTTAATTTGTTAGTTATTTAAGTGCCAAACATACATATGCgattatttttctctccttgTGAACATGCGggatatgaaaataaaaatttaaactaTGCATGTAATAAAAAACTAAATCCTAATTTTATCATTTTGGCAATAATCGCAATATAAATATGATTTCATTTAAAACATCAAAGTATTGAACGTAATGTAAGATACTCGCATCATATATGGCCATTGTCAATCTAGTTCTCATAATTGGATGAGAATGAGGAGATTCATTTTCCTGTACGCGTACTCGTGATTGAAAATTtggttttatatatatgttgatgcCCCTGTCAAGTTAATGATGTTCTTAATTTGGTCAATGTCAACTCAATAATGACATCTAAATTATTGTATTAAAAAACGATTATTGCTTTTGTTTCCTCTATTCCAGAAGAAACCTAAGTCGGATGTCTCCAACATTATGCTAGCTAGTAAAGATATATGAAGACGAATAAACCAGGCATATGGTATTTACTATGTGCAGGCTGTAGGGTAGAGACTACTTACTTGGACTGCTTTGACATTGAAGTGACCCAGATCAGCAAACATGGCTTCGGTGCCTGGTTATTTTCTTATAATGTTAATTACATACtagttaattaaattaaatggtTATAAACAAGGACTTGCGGACTAAGCAGAAAATAAGCCTCACCGTCCGAAAGATTAAACAGCTCTATCATTTTGGAAGAAGTTCGCATGTCTGCTTTAATTATTGAAAATATAAAAGCCAGTGTAAAAAAAACAAGTACCAGTAATGCAGAGAAATATTCCCCCAAGGGAAACCCATCCTTTTTTTCCGTTTCTTTGGAAGTACTGAACCATGTACATTGGATTGAAAGCACGAAGAACACCAATGTCATGTACGAACAAGTTGTAAAGACCAATGCCACTGATGAAGAGGAACCACACCAAGATTATAGGAGCAAAGGTAAACCCCACTTTATCGGTACCGAATCGCTGAACAGAGAAGAGAAAGACCAAGATCGCTACCGAAATCCCCACGACAGCATCtgatatatttgtgtgtgtgtgagagaaatgacaattttattaATGATCAAATATATAGCACTCAATACCTAAGAAACGCAGTATATTGATCATATATCCAAATCAAATTGCTCGACGTTAATTATAAGTTTGTAACATACTTTTTCCTAACGAGTCGATTCCACTCACTGCAGAGAGAACTGCATGCAGATTGAACATAAGCTTTTGTTAAATTTTGCAGGAAATATAATAGTATATAATCCACAAACAAGTTCTTCTAAATACTGCACTACGAAAATTCCAATCTCATGTACTACGTATTGGATATTATTCATCTGAGTGGGTACTTGAATTAATTACCTGAAATGGATGGAGTAAGAACCCCATCTCCAATTACCATGGAAGTTCCCATAATGGTGACAGTGAAGAGTATGTATTGAGCCATTTTACTATTTTCCAGCTTCTTCTTAATCTTCTGGGCTCGTTTCAATTCGTTTGATGGCAAGTCGAGCTTGTAGTTGGATAGCTGCGTGTCTTCTGGCTGGTTATTCGGAATTAAACTCACCTTCGCATATCGGCATATCAGCGAATACAGGGCAAATGTTCCCCCTACAAGATGAATATGCACCATCTTACAGATATTAATTATTAAATCGCAGCATCTAACCCATTATCAGAACATATCTAGTGACGCAAGAAAAGTTCATATTTCTGATAACTTACCATCGCCGTTGTCGTTGGCCCACAAGACGATGAACACATACTTGAGCATG belongs to Rosa chinensis cultivar Old Blush chromosome 4, RchiOBHm-V2, whole genome shotgun sequence and includes:
- the LOC112200710 gene encoding potassium transporter 5; translation: MAEKVERMRKSVEKEGEELEKKNDQMNERKVSWAKLRRVDSLNLEAGRVSMTHSHGSQVSWRRTLSLAFQSIGIIYGDIGTSPLYVYASTFTDGIDNSEDIIGVLSLIIYTIALVPMLKYVFIVLWANDNGDGGTFALYSLICRYAKVSLIPNNQPEDTQLSNYKLDLPSNELKRAQKIKKKLENSKMAQYILFTVTIMGTSMVIGDGVLTPSISVLSAVSGIDSLGKNAVVGISVAILVFLFSVQRFGTDKVGFTFAPIILVWFLFISGIGLYNLFVHDIGVLRAFNPMYMVQYFQRNGKKGWVSLGGIFLCITGTEAMFADLGHFNVKAVQISFSCITFPALITAYSGQAAYLRKFPLEVEKTFYNSIPDPLYWPTFVVALAAAIIASQAMISGAFAIISQSLSLGCFPRVKVVHTSAKYEGQVYIPEVNYMLMIACVVVTAAFKTTEKIGNAYGIAVVSVMVITTGLLTLIMLVIWKTSIWLIALFLVGFLSIEVIYLSSVMYKFVQGGFLPLVFASFLMAIMAIWHYVHKKRYMFEINNKVSSEYMRQLASNPNINRVPGIGLLYSELVQGIPPIFSHFVSNIPSIHSIVVIVSIKSIPLSKVAVEERFLFRQLEPREYRMFRCVARYGYNDRMEGPKEFEQQLIQNLKEFIRHEHFVLEGEAPGNGEKTEEQVEVEQQPNPSSASSPSIQSFNAGRSTNSSNRIVSSRIVPVPIRGAEEEMQFVQAEMEKGMVYLLGETEVVAAENASFFKKLIVNYVYDFLRKNFRQGQNIMAIPRSRLLRVGMTYEI